The following proteins come from a genomic window of Trifolium pratense cultivar HEN17-A07 linkage group LG4, ARS_RC_1.1, whole genome shotgun sequence:
- the LOC123920378 gene encoding probable alpha,alpha-trehalose-phosphate synthase [UDP-forming] 9, protein MASRSYANLLDLAGGGDFLDNIPHTPRTLPRVMTVPGIISDLDGDSDVSSSGCRERKIIVANMLPLQAKRDIETGNWCFSWDEDSILLQLKDGFSSDTEVIYVGSLKADIDMGEQDAVAQKLLDDFNCVPTFLPHELQKKFYLGFCKQQLWPLFHYMLPICSDHGDRFDRTLWQAYVSANKIFADKVMEVINPDDDFVWVHDYHLMVLPTFLRKRFNRVKLGFFLHSPFPSSEIYRTLPVRDEILKGLLNSDLIGFHTFDYARHFLSCCSRMLGLDYESKRGHIGLDYFGRTIFIKILPVGIHMGRLDSVLNLPSTSSKLKEIQEEFKDKKVILGVDDMDIFKGINLKFLAVEQLLQQKPDLQGQVVLIQVVNPARGSGKDVQEAKKEAYSIAQRINDRYGSNDYQPVIIIDRHVPRFEKSAYYAVAECCIVNAVRDGMNLVPYKYIVCRQGTPKLDEAVGRRSDCPRTSMLVVSEFIGCSPSLSGAIRVNPWDIEAVADALHLALTIVEPEKELRHEKHYRYVSSHDVAYWARSFMQDLERACKDHYTKRCWGIGLGLGFRVISLSHGFRKLSIDHIVSAYKRTTRRAIFLDYDGTIVSQTSINKTPSPEVISVLNALCNDTKNIVFIVSGRARDSLSEWFTSCKLLGLAAEHGYFLRWNSDSEWETSHFSADLDWKQIVVPVMQSYTEATDGSNIEIKESALVWHHQDADPDFGSCQAKELLDHLESVLANEPALVKRGQHIVEVKPQGVTKGLVAEKVLLNMVSGGNPPDFVMCIGDDRSDEDMFESILSTVSCPSLPAAPDIFACTVGRKPSKAKYFLDDPSDVVRMLQGLAASSNPTKPRHLAQFQVSFESTVS, encoded by the exons ATGGCATCAAGATCCTATGCTAATCTCTTAGACTTAGCTGGTGGAGGAGACTTCCTTGATAATATTCCTCACACCCCAAGAACTCTTCCAAGGGTTATGACTGTTCCTGGAATTATTTCCGACCTGGATGGTGATTCAGATGTTAGTTCTTCTGGATGTCGGGAGCGGAAAATCATCGTGGCAAACATGTTGCCACTGCAGGCTAAAAGAGATATAGAAACTGGTAACTGGTGTTTCAGTTGGGACGAGGATTCAATTCTATTACAATTAAAAGATGGTTTTTCTTCTGATACTGAGGTAATCTATGTGGGTTCCCTCAAGGCGGATATAGATATGGGTGAGCAGGATGCAGTTGCTCAGAAATTACTGGATGACTTTAATTGTGTGCCCACCTTTCTACCCCATGAGCTGCAGAAAAAGTTCTATCTTGGTTTTTGTAAGCAGCAGCTCTGGCCTCTCTTTCATTATATGCTACCTATATGCTCAGATCACGGTGATCGCTTTGACCGCACGCTTTGGCAGGCTTATGTTTCTGCAAACAAAATATTTGCAGACAAAGTCATGGAAGTGATCAATCCTGATGATGATTTTGTTTGGGTTCATGACTACCATTTGATGGTTTTGCCTACTTTCTTGAGGAAACGATTTAATCGAGTTAAACTTGGGTTTTTTCTTCATAGTCCTTTCCCGTCGTCTGAAATTTACCGGACTTTGCCAGTAAGGGATGAAATCCTGAAGGGATTGTTGAATTCGGATTTAATTGGTTTTCATACATTTGATTACGCTCGCCACTTTCTTTCTTGCTGCAGTAGAATGCTAGGTCTGGACTATGAATCTAAGCGCGGACATATAGGACTTGATTACTTCGGCCGCACtatatttatcaaaattttgCCTGTAGGCATTCACATGGGTAGGCTTGACTCTGTACTAAATCTTCCTTCTACATCCTCTAAACTAAAAGAGATTCAGGAAGAGTTTAAGGATAAAAAAGTTATTCTGGGTGTTGACGACATGGATATTTTTAAGGGTATCAATCTGAAGTTTCTCGCTGTGGAGCAGCTGCTGCAGCAGAAGCCAGATTTGCAGGGTCAAGTTGTCCTAATTCAAGTTGTAAATCCTGCAAGGGGTTCAGGGAAGGATGTTCAGGAAGCAAAGAAGGAAGCATATTCAATTGCTCAAAGGATCAATGATAGATATGGTTCAAATGATTATCAGCCAGTCATTATAATTGACCGCCACGTTCCTCGTTTTGAGAAGAGTGCCTATTATGCTGTTGCCGAGTGTTGCATTGTCAATGCTGTAAGGGATGGAATGAACTTGGTCCCATACAAATATATTGTCTGCAGGCAGGGAACTCCAAAACTGGACGAAGCTGTGGGCAGAAGAAGTGATTGTCCTCGGACAAGCATGCTTGTTGTGTCTGAGTTCATTGGTTGTTCACCTTCTCTGAGTGGGGCCATCAGGGTCAATCCTTGGGATATAGAAGCAGTCGCTGATGCTCTGCATTTGGCCCTCACTATTGTGGAACCAGAGAAGGAGTTGCGTCATGAGAAACACTATAGATATGTTAGTTCTCATGACGTGGCATATTGGGCACGCAGTTTTATGCAGGATTTGGAGAGAGCATGCAAAGATCATTATACAAAAAGGTGCTGGGGAATTGGTTTGGGGTTGGGGTTTAGAGTTATTTCTCTTTCTCACGGTTTTAGGAAGTTATCCATTGACCATATTGTATCAGCATACAAAAGAACCACTAGAAGGGCTATCTTTCTTGATTATGATGGCACTATTGTATCACAAACTTCTATTAATAAAACCCCCAGCCCTGAAGTCATATCTGTGCTTAATGCTCTGTGTAATGATACCAAGAATATTGTGTTCATTGTTAGTGGAAGGGCAAGAGATTCTCTGAGTGAATGGTTCACTTCATGCAAACTGCTTGGACTTGCAGCTGAACATGGGTACTTCCTAAG GTGGAATAGCGACTCTGAATGGGAAACCAGTCATTTCTCTGCGGACCTTGATTGGAAACAGATAGTGGTACCCGTCATGCAGTCGTATACAGAAGCAACGGATGGATCTAACATCGAAATTAAGGAAAGTGCATTGGTGTGGCATCATCAAGATGCAGACCCGGATTTTGGTTCCTGCCAAGCCAAGGAATTGTTGGATCACTTGGAAAGTGTTCTTGCTAATGAACCAGCACTTGTTAAGAGAGGTCAGCATATTGTTGAAGTTAAGCCACAG GGAGTAACCAAAGGTTTGGTAGCTGAAAAGGTTCTGTTGAATATGGTTAGTGGCGGCAATCCACCGGATTTCGTGATGTGCATCGGAGATGATAGGTCTGATGAAGACATGTTTGAAAGCATTTTGAGTACAGTCTCGTGCCCATCGTTACCAGCAGCTCCGGATATTTTTGCCTGCACCGTAGGAAGGAAGCCTAGCAAGGCCAAGTATTTCCTCGATGATCCTTCTGATGTTGTAAGGATGCTTCAAGGTCTTGCTGCCTCATCAAATCCAACAAAGCCCAGGCATCTTGCCCAATTCCAGGTTTCTTTTGAGAGCACAGTTTCTTAG